One Eubacteriales bacterium mix99 genomic window carries:
- a CDS encoding amidohydrolase encodes MKDQTKKRIEHVDILTMDKENSYYPDGVIEINGDTIEYAGPRLSNPGSVELRRTDGPESPESPGKGHAAAADSTETDNGDTEVLDGRGMLALPGFVNAHCHVSMTLFRGYADNLPLWEWLSKRIWPLEDQLRPDDAYWLSLLGAAEMISAGVTTFSDMYLFMSETARAVSDCGMRAVLGRGLSGPDQDTERRHREVEDLYERQKDARGRIHMTIAPHAVYTCTPDYLKTCRQLAEKYHVGIHIHLCETEKEVADCVRKYGKTPVKLLRDVGLLELPVTAAHCVHLTYEDMELLDAHRVKVVHCPSSNMKLASGFAPVDEFLDRGMTVALGTDGAASNNNLSIWKEMSLASLIAKGRSGDAKALPAQKAMEMATIQGAKALMLEKEIGSLEPGKKADIQLIDFKKPHYFPRQDPVVHLVYSGDSADVNTVMINGQIVMKDGNLVTIDADRVYREVERIAHRML; translated from the coding sequence ATGAAGGATCAAACAAAGAAACGGATCGAACACGTGGATATCCTGACCATGGATAAGGAAAATTCTTATTATCCGGATGGTGTGATTGAAATCAACGGGGATACCATTGAGTACGCCGGACCCCGGCTTTCGAATCCGGGCAGTGTGGAGCTCCGTCGGACGGATGGTCCGGAGAGTCCGGAGAGTCCGGGAAAAGGCCATGCTGCAGCTGCGGACAGCACGGAAACCGACAATGGCGATACGGAGGTATTGGATGGCAGGGGGATGCTGGCGCTTCCCGGCTTTGTGAATGCCCATTGTCACGTTTCCATGACCCTGTTCCGCGGATATGCAGACAATCTGCCCTTGTGGGAATGGCTGTCCAAAAGGATCTGGCCCCTTGAGGATCAGCTGCGGCCGGATGATGCTTACTGGCTGTCCCTCCTGGGGGCGGCGGAGATGATATCCGCCGGTGTGACAACCTTTTCCGATATGTATCTCTTCATGTCCGAGACCGCACGTGCCGTTTCAGACTGTGGGATGCGCGCAGTACTGGGCAGAGGTCTTTCCGGGCCGGATCAGGATACGGAACGGCGGCACAGGGAAGTGGAGGATCTGTACGAGCGGCAAAAGGATGCCCGGGGGCGGATTCACATGACAATTGCGCCGCATGCGGTGTATACCTGTACCCCGGATTATCTGAAAACCTGCCGGCAGCTGGCGGAAAAATACCACGTTGGAATTCATATTCATCTGTGCGAGACGGAAAAGGAAGTGGCGGACTGTGTCCGGAAATATGGGAAAACGCCGGTAAAGCTCCTGCGGGATGTGGGCCTCCTGGAGCTTCCGGTTACGGCAGCCCATTGCGTTCATCTGACGTATGAGGACATGGAACTGCTGGATGCGCACCGGGTGAAAGTGGTTCATTGCCCCTCCAGCAATATGAAACTGGCAAGCGGCTTTGCGCCGGTGGATGAATTCCTAGATCGCGGGATGACCGTGGCGCTGGGGACAGACGGCGCCGCCAGCAACAACAATCTGAGCATATGGAAGGAAATGTCCCTTGCTTCCCTGATTGCCAAGGGCCGCAGCGGAGATGCAAAAGCACTGCCGGCCCAAAAAGCCATGGAAATGGCAACCATTCAGGGGGCAAAGGCATTGATGCTGGAAAAGGAGATCGGCAGTCTGGAGCCCGGAAAGAAGGCAGATATTCAGTTGATTGATTTCAAAAAGCCCCACTATTTTCCAAGGCAGGACCCCGTGGTTCATTTGGTATACAGCGGTGATTCTGCAGATGTGAATACCGTGATGATTAATGGGCAAATTGTAATGAAGGATGGCAATCTGGTCACCATTGATGCTGACAGGGTATACCGGGAAGTGGAAAGAATCGCCCATCGGATGCTGTAA
- a CDS encoding adenosylhomocysteinase: protein MGSIIRDRKLAPEGRARINWVRQYMPLLNALEKEFQAEQPFQGKRITISVHLEAKTAYLALVLAAGGADVAVTGSNPLSTQDAVAAALAEEGLTVYAWHGATAEEYADHLNRALAFCPHIVIDDGGDLVNLLHSTCSSQKRNVIGGCEETTTGILRLRAREKEGKLDFPMMSVNDAYCKHLFDNRYGTGQSVWDGIMRNTNLIVAGKTVVVAGYGWCGRGVSMRAKGLGANVIVTEVDPIKAIEAVMDGFRVMPMERAASVGDIFITVTGCKKVIRREHFEKMKNGVLLANAGHFDVEVWKPALEELCVSKKPMRQNIMGYTMEDGRILNLLAEGRLVNLASGDGHPAEIMDMSFALQALCVRYLLQNQGSLSHRVYSVPKKIDDRVAKMKLAAMGVEIDHLTKEQEEYLHAY from the coding sequence ATGGGATCCATCATCAGAGACAGAAAACTGGCACCGGAAGGCAGGGCCAGAATCAACTGGGTGAGGCAGTATATGCCGCTGCTGAATGCACTGGAAAAGGAATTTCAGGCGGAACAGCCCTTTCAGGGCAAGCGGATCACCATATCCGTACATCTGGAAGCAAAGACAGCTTATCTGGCGCTGGTACTGGCGGCAGGAGGTGCGGATGTGGCGGTGACGGGCAGCAATCCCCTGTCCACACAGGATGCTGTTGCGGCGGCGCTGGCAGAGGAAGGCCTGACGGTTTATGCCTGGCATGGCGCAACAGCTGAGGAATACGCAGACCACCTCAACCGGGCACTGGCCTTCTGTCCACACATCGTGATTGATGACGGCGGGGATCTGGTGAACCTGCTTCATTCCACCTGCAGCTCCCAAAAAAGGAATGTCATAGGCGGTTGTGAAGAGACGACCACCGGCATACTGCGCCTTCGGGCACGGGAAAAGGAGGGAAAGCTGGATTTCCCCATGATGTCGGTAAACGACGCATACTGCAAGCATTTGTTTGACAATCGTTACGGGACCGGACAGTCCGTATGGGACGGCATCATGAGGAATACCAACCTGATCGTGGCGGGCAAAACAGTTGTGGTGGCAGGGTACGGCTGGTGCGGCAGAGGCGTTTCCATGCGGGCCAAAGGCCTGGGTGCCAATGTGATTGTTACGGAAGTGGATCCCATTAAGGCCATTGAAGCGGTGATGGATGGCTTCCGGGTCATGCCCATGGAGAGAGCGGCTTCTGTCGGGGATATTTTCATTACGGTAACCGGCTGCAAAAAGGTGATCCGCAGGGAACATTTTGAGAAGATGAAGAATGGCGTATTGCTTGCCAATGCCGGCCATTTTGATGTGGAAGTCTGGAAGCCTGCACTGGAGGAGCTGTGTGTTTCGAAGAAGCCCATGCGGCAGAATATTATGGGCTATACGATGGAGGACGGAAGGATCCTGAATTTGCTGGCAGAGGGGAGATTGGTGAATCTTGCGTCAGGGGATGGCCATCCTGCGGAGATCATGGATATGAGCTTTGCCCTTCAGGCATTGTGTGTTCGCTATCTCCTGCAAAATCAGGGCAGCCTTTCCCATCGTGTTTATTCTGTTCCAAAGAAAATTGACGACCGGGTTGCCAAAATGAAGCTGGCAGCCATGGGGGTGGAGATCGACCATTTGACGAAGGAACAGGAAGAATATCTTCATGCTTATTAA